A window of the bacterium genome harbors these coding sequences:
- a CDS encoding imidazoleglycerol-phosphate dehydratase — translation MNQGKSQRPKTPGRVGEVKRTTTETQIDLRIDLDGEGRYEIETGVPFLDHMLSLMARHGLFDLTIKAVGDTEVDDHHTVEDVGLCLGEAVNKALGDKKGINRYGHIILPMDESLVMVGIDISNRPHLVFKNPFIPPRIIKDGVVFEPALPALGVGSGTIDRFDPELVKEFLAAFVNTSKTTLHINLFYGENTHHLIEAIFKAFGRVLSQATRLEERIKGVPSTKGQL, via the coding sequence GTGAACCAAGGAAAATCCCAAAGACCCAAAACTCCAGGGCGGGTAGGCGAAGTAAAACGCACCACCACTGAAACCCAGATAGATTTAAGGATTGATCTGGATGGAGAAGGCCGGTATGAGATTGAAACAGGGGTGCCCTTTTTAGACCATATGCTTTCGCTTATGGCCAGGCATGGTCTTTTTGATCTGACCATAAAGGCCGTTGGGGACACTGAAGTGGATGATCACCACACGGTAGAAGATGTTGGTCTTTGTTTAGGCGAAGCGGTAAATAAGGCCCTGGGAGACAAAAAGGGGATAAATCGCTATGGTCATATCATCCTACCGATGGATGAATCTCTGGTGATGGTTGGGATAGACATCAGCAACCGGCCTCATCTTGTCTTCAAAAACCCTTTCATTCCCCCTCGAATAATTAAAGACGGTGTCGTCTTTGAACCTGCTCTCCCTGCCCTGGGGGTTGGTTCAGGGACAATAGACCGCTTTGATCCTGAGTTAGTCAAGGAATTCTTGGCGGCCTTTGTCAATACCTCTAAGACAACCCTGCATATTAACCTATTTTACGGAGAAAACACCCATCACCTCATTGAAGCCATCTTCAAGGCCTTTGGCCGGGTTCTATCCCAGGCGACCAGACTTGAGGAACGAATTAAAGGGGTTCCATCCACTAAGGGACAACTATAA
- a CDS encoding 3-oxoacyl-ACP reductase family protein — MNKKSKIRNPKSEICIVTGASRGLGRAIAVRFSLAGYCVVVTYRQESEKAKEVVRQIGAARALACRANIARENEVEAMIEETLERWGRIDILVNNAGLTRDNLLIRLKDEEWTELLETNLRGAFHCIKAVAPVMAKGGGGHIINISSLVGIKGGFGQANYAASKSALIGLTRSAAVELGPQNIKVNAVLPGYLLTDMGLKAGVQAIERVKKENCLGRLSEVNEIADFVCHLAQMNNVSGQIFNLDSRIGSF, encoded by the coding sequence ATGAATAAAAAATCCAAAATCCGAAATCCGAAATCCGAAATCTGCATTGTTACCGGGGCTTCACGAGGACTCGGGCGGGCCATAGCGGTTAGATTTAGCTTAGCGGGATATTGTGTCGTGGTAACTTACAGGCAGGAAAGCGAGAAGGCCAAGGAGGTAGTTAGACAGATTGGAGCAGCCAGGGCCTTGGCTTGCCGGGCTAATATAGCCAGGGAAAATGAAGTCGAGGCAATGATAGAAGAGACCCTGGAGCGCTGGGGGCGGATAGATATCCTGGTAAATAATGCCGGCTTGACCAGGGATAACCTGCTTATCCGATTGAAAGATGAAGAGTGGACAGAGCTTTTGGAGACTAATTTGAGGGGGGCCTTCCATTGCATCAAAGCGGTGGCTCCGGTGATGGCTAAGGGAGGAGGCGGCCATATCATCAATATTTCTTCTCTGGTAGGCATAAAAGGCGGTTTTGGTCAGGCCAACTACGCCGCCTCTAAAAGTGCCCTGATCGGCTTAACCCGGTCAGCCGCCGTGGAACTTGGGCCTCAAAATATCAAAGTTAATGCTGTTTTGCCAGGGTACCTTTTAACTGATATGGGCCTAAAGGCCGGTGTCCAAGCGATCGAACGGGTAAAAAAAGAAAACTGCCTGGGCCGCCTGTCCGAAGTAAATGAGATAGCTGATTTTGTCTGCCATCTGGCTCAGATGAATAATGTCTCAGGACAGATATTTAATCTCGACAGCCGGATTGGGTCTTTCTGA
- a CDS encoding type II toxin-antitoxin system VapC family toxin, translating to MKREEVEEVIENLSELGLEVVMTAPMLTKKALRFAYDRHITVYDALYLALAQDLEFEFITADGKLYEKVNNFWFVKYLKNIS from the coding sequence ATGAAAAGAGAAGAGGTAGAAGAAGTAATAGAAAACCTTTCTGAACTTGGATTAGAAGTAGTGATGACTGCTCCTATGTTGACTAAAAAAGCCTTAAGGTTTGCTTATGACCGCCACATAACTGTCTACGATGCTCTCTATCTTGCCCTTGCCCAAGACTTAGAGTTTGAATTCATTACCGCAGACGGAAAACTTTATGAGAAAGTAAACAATTTTTGGTTTGTGAAATATCTTAAAAATATATCTTAA